The following proteins are co-located in the Chryseobacterium daecheongense genome:
- a CDS encoding DUF4280 domain-containing protein, with protein MSLKEKVVQGALCQCQFGTTPDTLKVLTQQKFFINDLNGSSKLAATHKDIGSTFEKNSFGSCKKKLNTPCVAVVTEWSGYYEKEKYSPPDGYVLLEDSKATCPIGGKDCISIIKTGQIGEPSKSNIKKADEELQSHVNPVINMSQHDTQEFYKFGF; from the coding sequence ATGTCTTTAAAAGAGAAAGTAGTACAGGGAGCCTTGTGCCAATGTCAGTTTGGTACTACTCCCGATACATTAAAGGTACTTACGCAGCAAAAATTCTTCATCAATGACCTTAATGGCAGCTCTAAACTGGCTGCAACACATAAAGATATAGGATCTACTTTTGAAAAAAACAGCTTTGGTTCATGCAAAAAAAAACTCAATACACCTTGTGTAGCTGTTGTTACTGAATGGAGTGGTTATTATGAAAAAGAAAAATACTCTCCACCTGATGGCTATGTTTTACTGGAAGACAGCAAAGCAACATGCCCTATCGGTGGTAAAGACTGCATCAGCATTATTAAAACCGGACAAATTGGAGAACCTTCCAAAAGCAATATAAAAAAGGCAGATGAAGAGCTTCAGTCACATGTAAATCCTGTTATCAATATGTCACAGCATGATACGCAGGAGTTTTATAAATTTGGATTTTAA